From a region of the Arachis ipaensis cultivar K30076 chromosome B09, Araip1.1, whole genome shotgun sequence genome:
- the LOC107616922 gene encoding uncharacterized GPI-anchored protein At3g06035-like, with the protein MACFKLAFNVLLPVFALHLFTSQVLSGASEGQDLLDDINIYRKVFNLPELKELSKMSCLADEIADDLGGKDKCKELANYYPSPGSALKIPKFQENLKKCRIDYNTTTDGVIMPVRVPKLDEDALFSNYTKSNHFTKYLNDSNYTVAGVGSEHDWMVLILSTNSSSGNFSSATSLLAGANWKNHYLVLPLFFSLLVSLII; encoded by the exons ATGGCATGCTTCAAACTTGCTTTCAACGTTCTTCTACCCGTCTTCGCCTTGCACCTGTTTACTAGCCAAGTGCTAAGTGGAG CAAGTGAGGGACAGGATCTTCTTGATGACATCAACATCTACCGGAAAGTCTTTAACCTTCCGGAACTCAAGGAACTCAGCAAGATGTCTTGCTTAGCCGATGAGATCGCGGACGACTTAGGGGGCAAAGACAAATGCAAAGAACTTGCCAACTACTATCCTTCGCCGGGTAGCGCCTTGAAGATTCCTAAGTTCCAAGAGAACCTTAAGAAGTGCAGGATTGATTACAATACCACAACAGATGGGGTGATCATGCCAGTTCGCGTGCCGAAATTGGATGAGGATGCATTGTTCTCCAATTATACAAAGTCGAATCACTTCACAAAGTATCTCAATGATTCTAATTATACGGTTGCAGGGGTTGGTTCTGAACATGACTGGATGGTTCTTATTTTAAGTACCAACTCATCTTCAGGGAATTTCTCTTCAGCTACTTCTCTTCTTGCTGGAGCTAATTGGAAGAATCATTATTTGGTGTTGCCATTGTTCTTCAGTTTGCTTGTTTCTCTGATTATATAA
- the LOC110266831 gene encoding uncharacterized protein LOC110266831: MVYVHRRKTSFLIQVRVWMLTQMTITLKRNRESLMRKGRRKKKMSRLKCNSTSKRSLMNLDYQSKSFHCRRRVTPVVEPSTLPLSTPGGGSHRRALLPRSRRVLPPRVPSPSCLASVTANPPPLLPGPIAITVTGRKGRKRIECEGEEEFSSLLYVQLSLLLPIPPLLLHRRLRSSSPWPRSAVKSNVNGKENKEAANGDLEKWLCSVSASGFYKLPESSALIDPLKTPLNWRMRLQIANKVVAALEYLFLFNDPPAYHVSISSSNIMLDENFAAKLLDFGLLTPSANSVMMPNSGGPYLSTENKPGYIH; this comes from the exons ATGGTGTATGTGCATCGT AGAAAGACTTCGTTTCTGATTCAGGTTAGGGTTTGGATGTTGACTCAGATGACTATAACATTGAAGAGAAATCGAGAATCATTGatgagaaaaggaagaagaaagaagaagatgtcGAGGCTGAAATGCAACTCAACATCAAAGAGGAGTCTGATGAATTTAGATTACCAATCCAAGAG CTTCCACTGTCGCCGACGGGTTACTCCTGTCGTAGAGCCTTCAACGTTGCCACTATCCACCCCTGGAGGGGGATCTCATCGCCGCGCTCTGCTGCCACGAAGCCGTCGCGTCTTGCCGCCAAGGGTTCCGTCGCCGTCGTGCCTTGCCTCTGTCACCGCTAATCCACCGCCGCTGCTGCCAGGTCCCATCGCCATCACCGTCACAGGCAGGAAAGGGAGAAAACGAATAGAATGTGAGGGAGAGGAGGAGTTCTCATCGTTGTTGTACGTCCAATTATCGCTGCTGCTTCCAATCCCACCGTTGCTGTTGCACCGCCGCCTCCGGAGTTCATCGCCGTGGCCAAGGTCTGCCGTGAAGAGTAACGTGAATGGAAAAGAAAACAAGGAAGCTGCTAATGGGGATTTGGAAAAATGGCTTTGTTCTGTCTCTGCCTCTGGGTTCTACAAGTTGCCAGAGTCCTCAGCTTTGATAG ATCCCCTGAAGACTCCCTTAAATTGGAGAATGAGGTTGCAGATTGCTAATAAAGTTGTAGCAGCACTG GAATACTTGTTTCTTTTTAATGATCCACCGGCATATCATGTTTCCATCAGCTCAAGCAATATTATGTTAGATGAGAACTTTGCAGCTAAA TTATTAGATTTTGGCCTTCTTACTCCCAGTGCAAACTCTGTCATGATGCCGAATTCAGGAGGTCCTTATCTCTCTACAGAAAACAAACCAGGTTATATACATTAG
- the LOC107619154 gene encoding uncharacterized protein LOC107619154: protein MMFIEGLDDTAIQWIKQGSQVEDSKPEPDAPTWSPLSERRIVSDRFLRSPVLDSPILPPLKFYTALLTPQNIAFSFGDDTDESTVSLPDDADSSDEELSAPSNLDYLERPISHCYDEDELFGCKLLKPQRSNGVLKKGLANQNLTLQLSNTLGV, encoded by the exons ATGATGTTCATTGAAGGTCTGGACGACACCGCCATTCAATGGATCAAGCAG GGATCACAAGTGGAAGACTCTAAGCCTGAGCCCGATGCTCCCACATGGTCTCCTCTATCTGAGAGAAGAATAGTTAGTGACAGATTCCTAAGATCTCCCGTTCTTGACTCTCCTATTCTCCCTCCGCTCAAGTTCTATACTGCCTTGCTCACCCCTCAAAATATTGCCTTTTCCTTCGGGGATGACACTGATGAAAGCACTGTTTCACTCCCCGACGATGCCGACTCTTCTGATGAAGAACTCTCTGCTCCAAGTAACTTGGATTACTTGGAGAGGCCAATCTCACACTGTTACGATGAGGATGAACTCTTTGGATGTAAACTCCTTAAACCCCAACGCTCCAATGGCGTCCTCAAGAAAGGTTTGGCCAATCAAAACCTGACACTTCAACTTTCCAATACTCTCGGTGTTTAA
- the LOC107619153 gene encoding DNA gyrase subunit A, chloroplastic/mitochondrial-like isoform X2 — MDGTLLLASLSIAKALLEVGMATNIPPHNLGELVDVLCMLIHKPEATLQELLEYMPRPDFPIGGLIMGNLGILVA; from the exons ATGGATGGGACTCTGCTACTTGCTTCACTTTCCATAGCCAAAGCACTTCTTGAG GTTGGCATGGCGACTAATATCCCTCCTCATAATCTTGGGGAACTAGTAGATGTGCTGTGCATGTTGATACACAAGCCAGAAGCTACT CTGCAAGAATTGCTTGAATACATGCCTAGACCAGACTTTCCTATAGGAGGACTGATTATGGGAAACCTTGG GATCTTGGTTGCCTGA
- the LOC107619153 gene encoding DNA gyrase subunit A, chloroplastic/mitochondrial-like isoform X1 produces the protein MDGTLLLASLSIAKALLEVGMATNIPPHNLGELVDVLCMLIHKPEATLQELLEYMPRPDFPIGGLIMGNLGVQLKVNKNYQLSQ, from the exons ATGGATGGGACTCTGCTACTTGCTTCACTTTCCATAGCCAAAGCACTTCTTGAG GTTGGCATGGCGACTAATATCCCTCCTCATAATCTTGGGGAACTAGTAGATGTGCTGTGCATGTTGATACACAAGCCAGAAGCTACT CTGCAAGAATTGCTTGAATACATGCCTAGACCAGACTTTCCTATAGGAGGACTGATTATGGGAAACCTTGG TGTTCAGTTAAAAGTCAACAAAAACTATCAGCTGTCACAGTAA